In Quercus robur chromosome 10, dhQueRobu3.1, whole genome shotgun sequence, a genomic segment contains:
- the LOC126701880 gene encoding proline transporter 2-like isoform X2 produces METKEETSNIEAFSTEQGPIMSSVKHENGLTSAHTIDHDSWQQVGLLLVTSFNCGYILSFSNLMLVPLGWTWGIVCLVVVGLYTAYANWLLAAFHFINGQRFIRYRDLMGFLFGREMYYITWVFQYLTILLGNMGFILLGGKALKEINSEFSDSPLRLQYYIIITGAAYFLFAFLIPTMSAMRRWLGISTILTFTYIIILLVVLVKDGRSNKNKDYKIHGSKVDKVFNGFGAISAIIVCNTSGLLLEIQSTLRKPAVENMRKALYTQYTAGLLVYYGVSIVGYWAYGSAVSTYLPEELSGPKWVKIVINFATFLQSIVSQHMFLAPIHETLDTKFLKLDESMDSKENIKRRFYVRALLFSFNTFVTAAFPFMGDFVNLFGSFTLIPITFVFPSMIFLKVKGKTAKLEKKVWHWSNIILFSLLAVVTTISAVRLIVNDVQQYSFFANT; encoded by the exons ATGGAAACAAAGGAAGAAACAAGTAATATAGAAGCTTTCAGTACTGAACAAGGTCCAATAATGAGCAGTGTAAAACATGAAAATGGTCTTACATCTGCTCATACCATAGACCATG attCCTGGCAACAAGTTGGGTTGCTGCTGGTGACAAGTTTCAACTGCGGATACATATTGAGTTTTTCAAATCTTATGTTGGTGCCTCTGGGTTGGACTTGGGGTATCGTATGTCTGGTTGTTGTGGGTCTCTACACTGCCTATGCTAACTGGCTCTTGGCTgcttttcacttcatcaatGGCCAGAGGTTCATTAGATACAGAGATCTCATGGGCTTTCTTTTTG GCAGAGAAATGTATTATATCACCTGGGTGTTCCAATACTTGACAATTCTTCTTGGAAACATGGGTTTCATTCTCCTTGGTGGTAAAGCGCTTAAG GAGATCAATTCAGAATTTAGTGATTCACCCTTGAGGCTCCAATATTACATCATCATCACTGGAGCAGCCTACTTCTTATTCGCATTTCTCATTCCAACTATGTCTGCAATGAGAAGATGGCTAGGAATCTCTACCATCCTCACTTTCACTTACATTATCATCCTTCTGGTGGTACTAGTTAAGGACG GGAGatctaacaaaaacaaagattaTAAGATTCATGGAAGTAAAGTAGACAAGGTGTTCAATGGCTTTGGTGCAATTTCAGCCATTATTGTCTGTAACACCTCTGGCTTGCTACTCGAAATACAG TCAACTTTGCGCAAGCCAGCAGTTGAGAACATGAGAAAAGCCTTATATACTCAATACACTGCAGGGCTCTTAGTTTACTATGGTGTAAGCATTGTAGGTTACTGGGCTTATGGTTCAGCGGTATCCACATACCTTCCTGAAGAGCTAAGCGGTCCCAAATGGGTCAAGATTGTCATCAACTTTGCTACCTTTCTACAGTCTATAGTCTCCCAGCAT ATGTTTCTTGCACCAATTCATGAGACCCTTGATACTAAGTTCCTCAAGCTTGATGAGAGCATGGATTCGAAAGAAAACATCAAACGTAGATTCTATGTGCGAGCACTCCTCTTCTCCTTTAACACATTCGTGACAGCAGCTTTTCCTTTCATGGGGGACTTTGTGAACTTGTTTGGATCATTTACGCTCATTCCTATAACCTTTGTGTTCCCAAGTATGATTTTTCTCAAG GTCAAAGGAAAGACAGCCAAACTAGAAAAGAAG
- the LOC126701880 gene encoding proline transporter 2-like isoform X1 — METKEETSNIEAFSTEQGPIMSSVKHENGLTSAHTIDHDSWQQVGLLLVTSFNCGYILSFSNLMLVPLGWTWGIVCLVVVGLYTAYANWLLAAFHFINGQRFIRYRDLMGFLFGREMYYITWVFQYLTILLGNMGFILLGGKALKEINSEFSDSPLRLQYYIIITGAAYFLFAFLIPTMSAMRRWLGISTILTFTYIIILLVVLVKDGRSNKNKDYKIHGSKVDKVFNGFGAISAIIVCNTSGLLLEIQSTLRKPAVENMRKALYTQYTAGLLVYYGVSIVGYWAYGSAVSTYLPEELSGPKWVKIVINFATFLQSIVSQHMFLAPIHETLDTKFLKLDESMDSKENIKRRFYVRALLFSFNTFVTAAFPFMGDFVNLFGSFTLIPITFVFPSMIFLKVKGKTAKLEKKVWHWSNIILFSLLAVVTTISAVRLIVNDVQQYSFFANT, encoded by the exons ATGGAAACAAAGGAAGAAACAAGTAATATAGAAGCTTTCAGTACTGAACAAGGTCCAATAATGAGCAGTGTAAAACATGAAAATGGTCTTACATCTGCTCATACCATAGACCATG attCCTGGCAACAAGTTGGGTTGCTGCTGGTGACAAGTTTCAACTGCGGATACATATTGAGTTTTTCAAATCTTATGTTGGTGCCTCTGGGTTGGACTTGGGGTATCGTATGTCTGGTTGTTGTGGGTCTCTACACTGCCTATGCTAACTGGCTCTTGGCTgcttttcacttcatcaatGGCCAGAGGTTCATTAGATACAGAGATCTCATGGGCTTTCTTTTTG GCAGAGAAATGTATTATATCACCTGGGTGTTCCAATACTTGACAATTCTTCTTGGAAACATGGGTTTCATTCTCCTTGGTGGTAAAGCGCTTAAG GAGATCAATTCAGAATTTAGTGATTCACCCTTGAGGCTCCAATATTACATCATCATCACTGGAGCAGCCTACTTCTTATTCGCATTTCTCATTCCAACTATGTCTGCAATGAGAAGATGGCTAGGAATCTCTACCATCCTCACTTTCACTTACATTATCATCCTTCTGGTGGTACTAGTTAAGGACG GGAGatctaacaaaaacaaagattaTAAGATTCATGGAAGTAAAGTAGACAAGGTGTTCAATGGCTTTGGTGCAATTTCAGCCATTATTGTCTGTAACACCTCTGGCTTGCTACTCGAAATACAG TCAACTTTGCGCAAGCCAGCAGTTGAGAACATGAGAAAAGCCTTATATACTCAATACACTGCAGGGCTCTTAGTTTACTATGGTGTAAGCATTGTAGGTTACTGGGCTTATGGTTCAGCGGTATCCACATACCTTCCTGAAGAGCTAAGCGGTCCCAAATGGGTCAAGATTGTCATCAACTTTGCTACCTTTCTACAGTCTATAGTCTCCCAGCAT ATGTTTCTTGCACCAATTCATGAGACCCTTGATACTAAGTTCCTCAAGCTTGATGAGAGCATGGATTCGAAAGAAAACATCAAACGTAGATTCTATGTGCGAGCACTCCTCTTCTCCTTTAACACATTCGTGACAGCAGCTTTTCCTTTCATGGGGGACTTTGTGAACTTGTTTGGATCATTTACGCTCATTCCTATAACCTTTGTGTTCCCAAGTATGATTTTTCTCAAG GTCAAAGGAAAGACAGCCAAACTAGAAAAGAAGGTGTGGCATTGGTCCaacattattcttttttctctacttGCTGTAGTAACCACAATTTCTGCAGTTCGGTTGATTGTTAACGATGTTCAGCAGTATAGTTTCTTTGCAAATACATGA